The following DNA comes from Labrus mixtus chromosome 8, fLabMix1.1, whole genome shotgun sequence.
cctgctccacttttcagaaaatgtgtgctcgaacaggccgtttggagattttcccctcatgacatcacaaagggcagtaacccctcccccaggtgagtGACACTCTCACAGCTggctgtttgttctgccctctgaatcTGCCTTCTCAttgtaaacaattgggcatggagCGATAAAGcctaagcccttccagaggggcgtggttgAACACAGCTcccttgcatttaaagctacagacacagaaacagcctgttctgagcagggctgaaatagaggggtttatagacatgatcaaatacaggatcagagtggatttatggcaacaaaacttcacagaaatgttcccgggagctctgagacttatttaaacttgttcaAAAGGacgataatatgtgacctttaatcaaCTTGTTAAATTCATAGAAAACTATTTGTCTAGTTCCAGTTAATTACTATAAAACAGAAAGCCCCGAAAGAATGGAAGTAAGACAGACTGGGTGGTTCTTGGCTCAGtatgagagaggagggaggggggcttCTAATGGGCTTGTGGGAGGACGCGTGTAGAAGCATTCCTCTCATAGTTTTGGGACACCTCTTCAGCCTGCATACGTCAGATTTGCCTCGAGTGTATAAAAGGAGATGGGGActccaaaaagaaagaagagcaaCTACCTGTGAACTCACTGCTAGATCTAAGGGTCTTTTATGCACCGGGAGAGATTACTACAACTTCTGAAGATGTGGAAAGTTTTTGTAGTCTTGATCCTGCACCTTTtacgggtaaaaaaaaaaaaaaaagttcatttatAGGTTGCATGTTTGcctattgttattttttttaaagcaaacttGGCAGTATAAATGTGTAACATCATGTTGTGTCTTAGGTGTCAGCCTCATGTCCAAAGGACTGCCGCTGTCCCTCTCACACCCCCAGATGTGCAGCAGGAGTCAGTCTCATGCTGGATGGCTGTGGATGCTGTGAAATCTGTGCACGGCAGCTCTTTGAAGACTGCAGCAGGACTCAGCCGTGTGATCACACAAAGGGACTGGAGTGCAACTTCGGAGGAGAACACGGCTCTGCAAAGGGCATTTGCCGAGGTACAATAAAATCTGCTCAAATGCATTCTATCTTTCCACTTTATTCTCCTGTTGCCAAAATCCACCATGACCAatgctttctatttttttttctcctgcaacAGCTAAATCAGATGGAAGAACATGCGACTACAACAACAGGATTTACCAGAACGGTGAAATCTTCCGTCCAAACTGCAAACACCAGTGCACTTGCATGGACGGTGCTGTTGGATGCGTCTCCCTCTGCTCACATGAGCTCATGTTGCCCAAAGAGGGCTGTGCCAAGCCCAGACGGGTTAAAGTCCCGGGACGGTGCTGCGAACAACTCATCTGCCCTGAGGATGCAAAGACTGAGAGCTCTGTGGGAAGGAAACACGTGAAAAAGCACAGCAAAGACAGACTGTCTGAAGATGAGCTGACCAAACACAATGAGTTGGCTGCTGTGTGGAGAGGAGAATCAAAGTCTTTACCCGGTGAGAACACTTACACTTGGTTGTTTCAGATAAAACTATTCAAGTTTCCAAGAATAGCAGAAGTTTAAGTACATGTA
Coding sequences within:
- the LOC132979295 gene encoding CCN family member 1-like gives rise to the protein MHRERLLQLLKMWKVFVVLILHLLRVSASCPKDCRCPSHTPRCAAGVSLMLDGCGCCEICARQLFEDCSRTQPCDHTKGLECNFGGEHGSAKGICRAKSDGRTCDYNNRIYQNGEIFRPNCKHQCTCMDGAVGCVSLCSHELMLPKEGCAKPRRVKVPGRCCEQLICPEDAKTESSVGRKHVKKHSKDRLSEDELTKHNELAAVWRGESKSLPAFRGHPLHHMLVRGFNCVSQTTAWSPCSKSCGTGLSTRVTNNNLQCKLVKETRICEVRPCNQITLKTLKKGQTCIHTEKSRRPTRLFFAGCRSLKKFRPRYCGSCSDWRCCMPHRTQTSPVSFRCKNGKIISRMVMMIESCKCDLNCSANNRGAANKILLNDIHKLQILRRKEVLKSAD